In Paractinoplanes brasiliensis, the following proteins share a genomic window:
- a CDS encoding S8 family serine peptidase, with amino-acid sequence MKLTKRRITVGLISTAVVVSMTSVTTWALAADNEKVTASSSPSAVRLVVGYKLGADRSAASQTLSAAGARVTTAGEATAALSAINASRVSVPSARSEATISALRNDPNVAYVQQDVQVKAFDTTPNDPSFRLQNEMYTVKAPLAWDETTGGGSPVTVAVIDTGVAAVEDLAGVTVPGYDFVNGDANPADDEGHGTAVAALIAARGNNGEGMAGVCWTCKILPVKVLDSDGSGWDSDVAQGIIYAVQKGARILNLSLGSPQSTKVLSDAVAYANMNGALVVAAAGNAGNTVKQYPAAYGDVLTVAATNRCPAFASDPDCTSGTTTRSAFSSYNKAGDKWVDVAAPGTVLSMDRFGNYSTGIQGTSFSSPIVAGAAALIKSLNPSYSGWSLANAIYNGASKRKLANGGVNYGLVDIPASLHVPTDVKAPTATGITPPKGSYKRGTFSVTPVNLKDDRSGIRAVTLWVNNKFVGSSRVAPFGVSYNFGTLKGSTKIELRMFDRAGNSKVIAHNITIDNVKPTVRITSAPKSGKKLSGKVTIKYTGADAIGLNRFELLINGKVAQKHTNTAAFVFATSAVPKKFTVQVRVYDKAGNSALSSKYSYTR; translated from the coding sequence ATGAAGCTCACCAAGCGACGGATCACCGTCGGTCTCATCTCCACCGCGGTCGTCGTTTCCATGACGAGCGTGACCACCTGGGCGCTGGCTGCCGACAACGAGAAGGTCACGGCCTCATCGTCACCGTCGGCCGTCCGCCTCGTCGTCGGGTACAAGCTCGGCGCCGACCGCAGCGCCGCGAGTCAGACCCTGTCTGCCGCGGGTGCGCGCGTGACCACCGCCGGTGAAGCCACCGCGGCCCTGTCCGCCATCAATGCCTCCCGCGTGTCTGTGCCGTCGGCCCGCAGCGAAGCGACCATCTCGGCGCTGCGCAACGACCCGAACGTGGCTTATGTCCAGCAGGACGTGCAGGTCAAGGCGTTCGACACGACGCCGAACGACCCGTCGTTCAGGCTGCAGAACGAGATGTACACGGTCAAGGCCCCGCTGGCCTGGGACGAGACGACCGGCGGCGGAAGCCCGGTCACCGTTGCCGTGATCGACACGGGCGTGGCCGCCGTCGAGGACCTGGCCGGCGTGACCGTGCCCGGCTACGACTTCGTCAACGGCGACGCCAACCCGGCCGACGACGAGGGCCACGGCACGGCCGTCGCCGCCCTGATCGCCGCTCGTGGCAACAACGGCGAGGGCATGGCCGGCGTCTGCTGGACCTGCAAGATCCTGCCGGTCAAGGTGCTCGACTCCGACGGCAGCGGCTGGGACAGCGACGTCGCGCAGGGCATCATCTACGCCGTCCAGAAGGGCGCGCGCATCCTGAACCTGTCGCTCGGCTCGCCGCAGTCGACCAAGGTGCTGTCCGACGCGGTGGCCTACGCGAACATGAACGGCGCCCTCGTGGTGGCGGCCGCGGGCAACGCGGGCAACACCGTGAAGCAGTACCCGGCCGCCTACGGCGATGTGCTCACCGTTGCCGCGACCAACCGCTGCCCGGCGTTCGCCTCCGACCCCGACTGCACCTCCGGCACCACGACCCGTTCGGCGTTCTCGTCGTACAACAAGGCGGGCGACAAGTGGGTCGACGTGGCCGCCCCGGGCACCGTGCTGAGCATGGACCGGTTCGGCAACTACAGCACCGGGATCCAGGGCACGTCGTTCTCGTCGCCGATCGTGGCCGGCGCGGCCGCCCTGATCAAATCGCTCAACCCCAGCTACAGCGGCTGGTCGCTGGCCAACGCGATCTACAACGGCGCCTCCAAGCGGAAGCTCGCCAACGGCGGGGTCAACTACGGCCTGGTCGACATCCCGGCCTCGCTGCACGTGCCGACCGACGTCAAGGCGCCGACGGCCACCGGCATCACCCCGCCCAAGGGCTCATACAAGCGGGGCACCTTCTCGGTCACCCCGGTGAACCTCAAGGACGACCGTTCCGGCATCCGGGCGGTGACGCTCTGGGTCAACAACAAGTTCGTCGGCTCCAGCCGGGTCGCCCCGTTCGGCGTCAGCTACAACTTCGGCACGCTCAAGGGCTCGACCAAGATCGAGCTGCGCATGTTCGACCGGGCCGGCAACAGCAAGGTCATCGCGCACAACATCACGATCGACAACGTGAAGCCGACCGTACGGATCACCTCGGCGCCCAAGAGCGGCAAGAAGCTCAGCGGCAAGGTGACGATCAAGTACACCGGTGCCGACGCGATCGGCCTCAACCGCTTCGAGCTGCTGATCAACGGCAAGGTGGCCCAGAAGCACACGAACACCGCGGCCTTCGTGTTCGCCACCTCGGCGGTGCCGAAGAAGTTCACGGTGCAGGTGCGCGTGTACGACAAGGCCGGCAACTCGGCCCTGTCCAGCAAGTACAGCTACACCCGCTGA
- a CDS encoding LCP family protein codes for MRNKRLGPVIGAAVVVALAAGGGIAWAVRSGSDKPAATPIVPAPPSASTVPTSPPPPPGADITGPLDLVLVGVDTRVSIPGWEPHADAIMLLHVEPGLDAAYLYSIPRDTRVPVPGHGTRKITEAMSLGSRVAGSKEPDVGKGYELLTRALSGYTGIKEFQAGAILNFGGLARLTDQLGGVDLVIDQTVKSRHRKPDGSLRPLRGGDYIGPQAVYQKGRRHLVGWQAIDYARQRYGLPDGDYDRQRHQRQLVTALLAKALEQGLPTDPDKVDQLIGALGDTLVYLGGREPVEYAYALRDLSPEKITRVSLPGNGVGRGSGYLGERLTAEGRGFLKAVAQDKAAAYLASHPKLVDK; via the coding sequence ATGCGGAACAAGAGGCTCGGACCCGTGATCGGCGCGGCGGTCGTCGTGGCGCTCGCCGCCGGAGGTGGCATCGCGTGGGCCGTCAGGTCGGGATCGGACAAGCCCGCGGCGACGCCGATCGTGCCGGCCCCGCCCTCGGCCTCGACCGTGCCCACCAGCCCGCCGCCCCCGCCGGGAGCCGACATCACCGGGCCGCTCGACCTGGTGCTCGTCGGCGTCGACACCCGCGTCTCGATCCCGGGCTGGGAACCGCACGCCGACGCCATCATGCTGCTGCACGTCGAGCCGGGGCTCGACGCGGCGTACCTCTATTCGATTCCAAGGGACACCCGGGTGCCGGTCCCCGGGCACGGCACCCGCAAGATCACCGAAGCGATGAGCCTGGGCTCCCGGGTCGCGGGCAGCAAGGAGCCGGACGTCGGAAAGGGTTACGAGCTGCTGACCCGGGCCCTCAGCGGCTACACCGGCATCAAGGAGTTCCAGGCCGGCGCGATCCTCAACTTCGGCGGGTTGGCCCGGCTGACCGACCAGCTCGGCGGGGTCGACCTGGTGATCGATCAGACGGTCAAGTCACGGCACCGCAAGCCGGACGGCTCGCTCCGGCCGCTGCGCGGTGGCGACTACATCGGTCCGCAGGCCGTCTATCAAAAGGGTCGCCGGCACCTCGTCGGCTGGCAGGCGATCGACTACGCCCGGCAGCGCTACGGCCTGCCGGACGGCGACTACGACCGGCAACGGCATCAGCGCCAGCTCGTCACGGCGCTGCTGGCCAAGGCGCTCGAGCAGGGACTGCCCACCGACCCGGACAAGGTGGATCAGCTGATCGGGGCGCTCGGGGACACGTTGGTGTACCTCGGCGGGCGCGAACCGGTCGAATACGCGTACGCGTTGCGCGATCTGTCGCCCGAGAAGATCACCCGCGTCAGCCTGCCCGGCAACGGGGTCGGCCGGGGCAGCGGCTACCTCGGCGAGCGGCTCACCGCCGAGGGGCGTGGTTTCCTCAAGGCCGTCGCGCAGGACAAGGCCGCCGCCTATCTGGCGAGCCACCCCAAGCTCGTGGACAAATAG
- a CDS encoding M1 family metallopeptidase, whose product MRRTGVAGVLCVVLAVTGCSTDDEPAPATSSAPAFGPGAEGIGDPYFPKYGNGGYDVAGYDLKLRYDPRDGKLTGTATITATAKQDLSRFNLDLSKLAVRNVTVDGVRASSSAAGAELTVTPAAGIRTGQAFTTVIEYGGEPSQFHNAVLGDGGWLKNPQGAVALGQPESASTWFPVNDHPRDKATFKLEMTVPEGVEAISNGVPGPRRSTGGWTTWTWSESAPMASYLAMVVIGQYRVTTSTHNGKPMVVAVSEKLPVNGPAAQSLARTAEITDFLATKFGPYPFDANGGVAVDDQRIGYALETQSRPVYGPAFFTGGANEGVVAHELAHQWFGDSVALEKWQDIWLNEGFATYAEWLWAEHSGRASVQASFDNVYNSYPWNQPGEAGNPGASRIFSHAVYQRGGMTVFALRKAIGDQAFDQLLQRWTSEHKDGNADTDDLIAMAEEISGKQLDDLFQAWLFSTEKPARP is encoded by the coding sequence ATGAGGCGTACGGGTGTGGCCGGTGTTCTGTGTGTCGTGCTGGCGGTGACCGGCTGTTCCACCGACGACGAGCCGGCGCCGGCCACGTCCTCCGCGCCGGCTTTCGGCCCCGGCGCGGAGGGCATCGGCGACCCGTACTTTCCGAAGTACGGCAACGGCGGTTACGACGTCGCCGGTTACGACCTGAAGCTGCGGTACGACCCGCGCGACGGCAAGCTCACCGGCACGGCGACGATCACCGCCACCGCGAAGCAGGACCTGTCCCGGTTCAACCTCGACCTGTCCAAGCTGGCCGTCCGGAACGTGACGGTCGACGGCGTACGGGCGAGCTCGTCGGCCGCGGGCGCCGAGCTGACCGTCACCCCGGCCGCCGGCATCCGCACCGGGCAGGCGTTCACCACCGTGATCGAGTACGGCGGCGAGCCCAGCCAGTTCCACAACGCGGTGCTCGGCGACGGCGGCTGGCTCAAGAACCCGCAGGGCGCCGTCGCGCTGGGGCAGCCCGAGTCGGCCAGCACGTGGTTCCCGGTCAACGACCACCCGCGTGACAAGGCCACCTTCAAGCTCGAGATGACCGTGCCCGAGGGCGTCGAGGCGATCAGCAACGGCGTGCCCGGCCCGCGGCGCTCCACCGGCGGCTGGACGACGTGGACCTGGTCGGAGAGCGCGCCGATGGCGAGTTACCTGGCGATGGTGGTGATCGGGCAGTACCGGGTGACCACCAGCACGCACAACGGCAAGCCGATGGTCGTCGCGGTCTCCGAGAAGCTGCCCGTGAACGGTCCCGCCGCACAGTCGCTGGCCAGGACGGCCGAGATCACCGACTTCCTGGCCACGAAGTTCGGTCCCTACCCGTTCGACGCCAACGGCGGGGTCGCGGTGGACGACCAGCGCATCGGGTACGCGCTCGAGACGCAGAGCCGCCCGGTCTACGGTCCCGCCTTCTTCACCGGCGGCGCCAACGAGGGTGTGGTCGCCCACGAGCTGGCCCACCAGTGGTTCGGCGACAGCGTGGCCCTCGAGAAGTGGCAGGACATCTGGCTCAACGAGGGCTTCGCGACGTACGCGGAGTGGCTGTGGGCCGAGCACTCGGGCCGCGCCAGTGTGCAGGCGAGCTTCGACAACGTCTACAACTCGTACCCGTGGAACCAGCCCGGTGAGGCCGGCAACCCGGGGGCGAGCCGCATCTTCAGCCACGCCGTCTATCAACGTGGCGGCATGACGGTGTTCGCGCTGCGTAAGGCCATCGGCGATCAGGCGTTCGACCAGCTGCTCCAGCGCTGGACCAGCGAGCACAAGGACGGCAACGCCGACACCGACGACCTGATCGCGATGGCCGAGGAGATCTCCGGCAAGCAGCTCGACGACCTGTTCCAGGCCTGGCTGTTCTCGACGGAGAAGCCGGCCAGGCCCTGA
- a CDS encoding S8 family serine peptidase produces MRTLLAGLVAAGSMLVGAPAEAAVAQPGLAQARVTEAWKATRGASRVIVAVVDTGVSPLPDLAGRLLPGRDFVNHDDNAADDNGHGTMAATVVAAAAGNRAGVDGVCGNCRILPVKVLNAKGGGSYTDIALGIRYAADRGAAVISLSLGGADDSPLLRDAVAYAESKGALVVAAAGNSGVSVAHYPAAIPGVLAVGGVTATGARYSWSNHGSWVGVTAPGCNPAQGPSGAIGQYCGTSSATPFVAGVAALLASTDPAPTAARIRTALISTRSRPSGRVDAAAALRALPYDGDVTRPAAAFGALRSIMRGRVTIPATAADQHGVSRVQLFAGGRLIATDTTAPYSFTWQSAPRTGLVPLELRAYDRKGNLTVVRRNVRADNTAPTLRLVRKGRTFTARAADQSGVARLELVVNGRVTARTAAASASSRCPDEHVR; encoded by the coding sequence ATGCGTACGCTGCTCGCCGGTCTGGTCGCGGCCGGCTCGATGCTCGTCGGGGCGCCCGCCGAGGCCGCCGTCGCGCAGCCCGGCCTGGCCCAGGCCCGCGTCACCGAGGCCTGGAAGGCCACCCGCGGCGCCTCCCGGGTGATCGTCGCGGTGGTCGACACCGGCGTGAGCCCGCTGCCCGACCTGGCCGGCCGCCTGCTGCCCGGGCGCGACTTCGTCAACCACGACGACAACGCGGCCGACGACAACGGGCACGGCACGATGGCCGCCACCGTGGTCGCCGCGGCCGCCGGAAACCGCGCAGGCGTCGACGGTGTCTGCGGGAACTGCCGGATCCTGCCGGTCAAGGTGCTCAACGCCAAGGGCGGCGGGAGCTACACCGACATCGCCCTGGGCATCCGCTACGCCGCCGACCGGGGCGCGGCGGTGATCAGCCTCTCGCTGGGCGGGGCGGACGACAGCCCGCTGCTGCGCGACGCTGTCGCCTACGCCGAGAGCAAGGGCGCCCTGGTGGTGGCCGCCGCCGGCAACAGCGGCGTCTCGGTAGCGCACTATCCGGCGGCGATTCCGGGCGTGCTCGCGGTCGGCGGTGTCACGGCAACCGGCGCGCGCTACAGCTGGTCCAACCACGGCAGCTGGGTCGGCGTCACCGCGCCCGGCTGCAACCCCGCCCAGGGCCCCTCGGGCGCCATCGGGCAGTACTGCGGCACCTCGTCGGCGACGCCGTTCGTCGCAGGGGTGGCAGCATTGCTCGCGTCGACCGACCCGGCGCCCACGGCGGCCCGGATCCGCACCGCGTTGATCTCGACCCGGTCCCGGCCCTCGGGTCGTGTCGACGCGGCTGCGGCGCTGCGGGCCCTGCCGTACGACGGCGACGTCACCCGTCCCGCGGCCGCGTTCGGCGCCCTCCGCTCGATCATGCGCGGCCGGGTCACGATTCCCGCCACGGCGGCCGACCAGCACGGCGTCTCCCGGGTGCAGTTGTTCGCCGGCGGCCGCCTGATCGCCACCGACACCACCGCGCCGTACTCGTTCACATGGCAGTCAGCACCCCGTACGGGCCTGGTGCCGCTGGAGCTGCGCGCCTACGACCGCAAGGGCAACCTGACCGTCGTACGCCGGAACGTGCGCGCCGACAACACCGCGCCCACGCTCCGGCTGGTCAGGAAGGGCCGGACCTTCACCGCGCGTGCCGCCGACCAGTCCGGCGTGGCTCGGCTCGAGCTGGTCGTGAACGGCAGGGTCACTGCCCGTACGGCGGCTGCGTCCGCAAGTTCACGGTGCCCGGACGAGCACGTACGGTGA
- a CDS encoding GuaB3 family IMP dehydrogenase-related protein — translation MRDVVEIGLGKTAQRGYHLDDIAIVPSRRTRDVDDVSTEWRVDAYPFKIPCVAHPSDATMSPESAIALGRLGGLGVLNAEGLWTRYEDPTKILEELASLDEDADATRRLQEVYSEPIKPELIAERVRAMREGGVTVAVRVSPQHTLALAPVVLDAGVDLLVIQGTLVSAEHVSTTDEPLNLKEFIADLDLPVIVGGCTDYKTALHLMRTGAAGVIVGVGADEWSTTDTVLGIRVPMASAIADAAAARRDYLDETGGRYVHLIADGGISTSGDIAKAIGCGADAVMLGEPLSLAEGAPAGGAWWHSSASHPQLPRGGFCIAGEPDGTLEELLYGPADRPDGQLNLFGGLRRAMAKCGYRDLKEFQKVALVLDK, via the coding sequence ATGCGTGACGTCGTGGAGATCGGTCTCGGCAAGACCGCTCAGCGCGGATACCACCTGGACGACATCGCCATCGTCCCGAGCCGCCGCACCCGCGACGTGGACGACGTGTCCACCGAGTGGCGCGTCGACGCCTACCCCTTCAAGATCCCCTGCGTCGCACACCCGTCCGACGCGACCATGAGCCCGGAGTCCGCGATCGCCCTGGGCCGCCTCGGCGGCCTGGGCGTGCTCAACGCCGAGGGCCTGTGGACGCGCTACGAGGACCCGACCAAGATCCTGGAGGAACTGGCCTCGCTCGACGAGGACGCCGACGCCACCCGGCGCCTGCAGGAGGTCTACTCCGAACCGATCAAGCCGGAGCTGATCGCCGAGCGGGTGCGGGCGATGCGCGAGGGCGGCGTAACTGTCGCCGTCCGGGTGTCGCCGCAGCACACCCTCGCGCTCGCGCCGGTGGTTCTCGACGCCGGGGTCGACCTGCTCGTCATCCAGGGCACCCTGGTCAGCGCCGAGCACGTGTCCACGACGGACGAGCCGCTGAACCTCAAGGAGTTCATCGCCGACCTCGACCTGCCGGTCATCGTCGGCGGCTGCACCGATTACAAGACCGCGCTGCACCTCATGCGAACGGGTGCGGCCGGGGTGATCGTCGGGGTCGGCGCCGACGAGTGGTCGACCACCGACACCGTGCTCGGCATCCGGGTGCCGATGGCCAGCGCGATCGCCGACGCCGCGGCCGCCCGCCGCGACTACCTCGACGAGACCGGCGGCCGGTATGTGCACCTGATCGCCGACGGCGGCATCTCGACGTCGGGTGACATCGCGAAGGCGATCGGCTGCGGCGCCGACGCGGTGATGCTCGGCGAGCCGCTCTCGCTGGCCGAGGGCGCGCCCGCCGGTGGCGCCTGGTGGCACTCCTCAGCGAGCCACCCGCAGCTTCCGCGCGGCGGGTTCTGCATCGCCGGCGAGCCCGACGGCACGCTCGAGGAACTGCTCTACGGCCCGGCCGACCGGCCCGACGGCCAGCTCAACCTCTTCGGCGGGCTGCGGCGGGCGATGGCCAAGTGCGGCTATCGCGACCTCAAGGAGTTCCAGAAGGTAGCGCTCGTTCTCGACAAGTGA